The genomic region AAACTAATGCCGGTGATgcaatgttgccagatgttgctattaaaataaacaaaaacctataaataaataaaataaactgaaattatttcaaatattttggaaattagataagATAAAGTTATCACTGACCCTAAACCGCAACTTCCTaccacctggtgcaattaactggagtgcaattactgtgaagacaggaccagactagaggaattctagtgcctatggtgaagtgcctaaggggaagtgagcccactagtgggcacccagggaaacagagactagacagcgtgacaataaCCCTAACTGGTAAGATAGAAATGCAATTTTTAGTTACTGAATTTATAACCTCCTAAAGGACTCTTTATGAAGAATTCATTGATAATGTAAATTTACATCTGAATAACAAAACTCTTTTAAAATCAATACTGACAGTCTTGTAGAAATATCGGTTTTAAATTTCTTCAGTTGTAAAAGACTAGTTcaattccagaaaaaaaaaaaatcctgttaatttactcacccccatgtcatccaagatgttcttgtctttctttttttctgtcgaaaaataaataaataaataaataaagtttttgaggaaaacattccatgatgttctccatatagtggacttcaatggggcCCACAGGTTGAAGGTCCATATTTCAGTTTCAATGCTACTTTGAAGGGCTTTACATAATCCCAGCCGAAGAATATGGGTTGCTGAGAACTTGTAAAGCCCTTTGAAAGCTACACTGAAACTGAAATTTGGACTTTCAACCCATTGGGTCCCATTGAAGTCCACTTTATGGAGAAAAATTcaaaaactttaatttctttttgactgggtaaagaaagacatgaacgTCTTGGATTACATGGGGTGAGTGCATAATCAGGAAATATACATCCGGGAAGTGAACCTTTAAATTGAATATATTTCAACATTTTGATTAAACTGTGCTatgttcttcatcagaacagtaaGCTAAATGTAATTGTgctatattaaaacaaaattcattaaaaaaaataaaattatttttgaagattttagattgtaatgatttttaaaatagcAGTGTTTCTCTTTAGAACATTTAGTGCTTTCATtgtaataatctagcaaaaaatagtcctgtaaaaaaaataaaataaaaaataaagcaaattctCGTAATTGaaaccagaaaaaataaaataagggttTTACACCATAAAAAAAGGTAAATGATTGACAGATGAAAATTTctgtaaaatgattattttttttacagtgtacgcAACTCAGGGAGCAACGAGACCCTGGATTGGAGGCCATGATGCtgttcatgtatgcatgcattcaAAATTACATATGGGGaaattatatatgtaaaaaaaaatatttcaaatggatGAACATACATTTTTGGTTCCCAGGATAGTTAGGTCAGTGCAGTGTCATATTCCCTTGCAAGCTAATTGCCCCACTCACCAGAGAAGATGTATTGTGCTATAAAGGAGTGTTTGTGTTGTGAAATTTGTTGTGAAATAGCATTGCTGATAGAGATAGTTTGAGCAATTCAACCCTTTCTTAAGTAAGTGGGTAGTGGAAAAGAGAACATGAGCAGGAACTGGAATCTGATACTGAATAAACGGAATAAACAAACTCCTCTCCAGTATATAAGAAGACAAACCATGTAGGGATTCAGAGCGGCATATCTAAACATTGACCTACTGAACCTTCACAGAACTGAACCATTAAATATCAATATCATAATTCTGCTGAACAATACATTCAGTGCATTGTTCCAGCATTTGTTGAGAAACAATGGCAGTCTGGCCTTTCTATCTGTCGCTTTGTCTTCTATTCACTTTTTTGAGTGTCTCAGGTAAGGCTAACCATTATtatattgcaatttttttcaggttatagcttttattttatcattGATTATAGGGATGTTGTATTGACTAATTAGAATCCataattaaaatcatttaatataCACATACTTTAAAGTAAATCTAAGTTTGTTCTATTGTTCTCTCTCAGTTATGATGATAATACTATGATGATAATACAACAGCAGCTATTTCACTATTCACatgattattgtttattattaattaacaatcattgatattattaccatttattttatttttcataaaaataaaatacaaccacAGAACGCCTGTTAATCTGCAgtttatcaattattattttgaTCACATCTACAGTACCACAGTTAGCGccagttttgttttaaaaatgtttttgttttttcaagagGAAATGCTCCCTCAACAAGTTGGAAATAAACGTTGTGGTGGTAAGGTTGATCAGGTCTTTTCCTGTCAGTGTGTATGCACAGTATAGTCAAAATTCAAAGTCCTTTGGATTTCTCAAACTTAAAATTGTATGTAATCCTGCTGATCATGTTCTttgcataatatttattttatttaagttgttaatttatgaaatattctTAAAAAACTGCCCTTGTAATGCTGTTATAGAACTAAGCAGTGACCTTGAAATTtaggaaattatattttattctctcATTTTGATCACCACTctacatacatacattacataacaaaacataacatgCCATTTAACAGCTTGTCAAGCAGGATGGTCTGCCTTCAGATGTAGATGCTTCAAGTTTTTCAGCTACTCTCAAATGTGGATAAATGCAGAGGTATGATACATTTAGCTTCATGACCAAACGAATATAAGAATATTCTTAGGCTTTACCAGAATCTGTGACACCTGTCAACTATCACAGGAAAGTACTTTCAACTTGTTCCtcggtttaaaaacaaaaattgtaacAATAGAGGAAATATTGTAGCCATATGAGgcaaatacactcttaaaaaaaggtTCTTAAATGGTTCTTTAGAAGGGTGTATGGCTCCATGAAAAACCTTTCCATTTCAGAAAAGGTTCTTTGTAGCACACAAAGGTTCTTTGCACTAATACACTGTGGTAATACTGAAAAATCACAATGGTTTGAAAATACAAACATAATATATTTGATGTTTTCATGACAGTAGTTTGAAAAGATAATTTCAAACATTGATCTAATCTCTCAAAACTTAATTTCCATGCTAACATGGTTAGCTGTTCATCTAGAGGGATAGAAAAGTAGTCCCACCTCACAACGATGATTTTAGACTTTgcagattaaataataaagataGAAAAGTAttcttattaattaaaaaaaaatagtaatacaaCTATTTGCAGTGGTAATCAAAAGGTATGTCACAGATTTTAGAATATTAATTTACAAatagaaattaagtttttataaataatggTGTTGGCTAATGTCTCTGCCTCTACAGAAAACCTGTCAGGACTTTAATGGGCACCTTGCTTCTATACACAGCCATGAGGAGTATGTATTTATACAGAACCTGATTAGATACACAACTAATGGAGCAACAAGAGCCTGGATTGGAGCGAATGATGCTGTTCatgtatgcattattattataattattattattattattattgttatcatcatcatgCTGTTTGTGCTATTGggcaaataaaatatgtaaaaatttcAAATGGATAAACATAGATATTTGGTTCCTGGAATAGTTAGTTTAGTGCAGTGTCATATTCCCCTGCAACCTATAAAACTGCCCCACTCATCAGAGAAGATATATTGTGATATACAAGAGTGTGAAATTTTATGTGAAATAGCATTGGTGATAGAGATAGTTTAAACAGTTCAGCCCTTTCTTAAGCAATTTTCAAAGGAAATATTTTCTTCATGCAAAAtatttttctgttcatttttctGTTTGGATTTCTGGCATTTATAAAGTGGGATACAGCAAGTATAATAATCAGAAGtcatctttaattaaatataaaattaatgatgtgcaaaacaaaatttaatttttgctctttttttctcaAAGGAGGGAGTTTGGCTGTGGAGTGATGGTTCCAAATTTAACTACCAAATATGGTCTCCTGGAGAACCCAATGATGACAAAAATGAGGACTGCCTTGAGATGAACTACACAAGTAACTGCTTTTAATACTCATGAAATAATATTAGAAATGTTCTATCAATGtcaattatgttaaaacataaaTCAGCAAATTAGTAGATACTGCTACATACTGTCCGGAGAAGTGGagaatttttttgtttgtcaaaACATTGTTGCTGATATTCTCTAGACATCAGATACTAATCACTATGTGTCTaccattttttttcttggaaCAGATGGCAACTGGAATGATCTGAAATGTTATTATAAGAtgccttttgtgtgtgtgaactgaaGCAGCATGTGAAAAGTCAAAACAAACAAGCTACTTTgactcattttctttcttttagaaaTGATCAGTGAAGGTTAATAAAGGTGTTTTCAGCATGTCACCATCTTTGATATTTACTTTATTCATTCACTATGGTTACAGGAGTTATTTGCTATAGGGAATagaaaaaatggttttaatttgaATATTCTTTGGCATCAATGTACAGTAAATCAAGGGAAAAGGAAAACACCAAGCCAATcaaaacatgattaaaaaatattttttgacatcTTATGCAAGCCTGTGAATCCAGTCCATGTATGGTCCTTGTACTTTTGCATCCAttaatttttcactttttaaccatgacaaataataataataataataataatactaatactaataataataataataatgtagcgAAGAGCTACCAGATACTGTTAGGGCTAGCTTGAATCGCAGCGAACCAGGTGTGTCGGTCAGAACTCCACAGAGGGAAGTATCAGTTTGAACAGGTTTATTTTCACAGATATAGTATGATCAACTCAGAGGGGGAGTCAGCCTTTACATGCACATCAGTCCGTGTCCACTAACAAGATGTGGACCAAAAGCTTGAGGACTGCAGTGAACACCCAGTGGAAAAGGTTTGACAGCGAT from Carassius carassius chromosome 29, fCarCar2.1, whole genome shotgun sequence harbors:
- the LOC132109708 gene encoding galactose-specific lectin nattectin-like, producing the protein MFLFFQEEMLPQQVGNKRCGACQAGWSAFRCRCFKFFSYSQMWINAEKTCQDFNGHLASIHSHEEYVFIQNLIRYTTNGATRAWIGANDAVHEGVWLWSDGSKFNYQIWSPGEPNDDKNEDCLEMNYTNGNWNDLKCYYKMPFVCVN